The Cydia splendana chromosome 7, ilCydSple1.2, whole genome shotgun sequence genome contains the following window.
ttgaagtcatgttttttcatcatttttaactaaatcaaagatgtagaccatcccaaatttcatataaatcggttcagcggttattgatttcccgtacaaatttccacgccacttttcacaccttcaaaagatgattttggttataagatctatcctatgtcctgttccgggacgcaaactatttctataccaaatttcaacgaaatcggttcagcggttaagcgtcaagaagagtttcaaaaaaaccggccaagtgcgagtcggactcgcgtattaagggttccgtacattaagtccgactcgcgcttgactgcacatttctaataggttttcctgtcatctataggtaaagaactattttgtgtattcagacggacatacatacagacgcacgagtgatcctataagggttccgttttttccttttgaggtacggaaccctaaaaagatttatttttattttgtggaatggtgtcaatgtgatatcttaaatggattcagcaccccagatttatacgaaaacgataccaaacacggcctagcaccttcactgatatagatatatcaagataaaattgagagccctaaataaactttcaagagcggatatctcaaaaactattcaacatatcgaaaaaatttattgaataaacttgtaacaaattaaattaactttcattttgtataagtggccatgtcgctgagatgcatagtttccgagatataatcgaaaaacgggaaaatgggaccttcaaagccccctctctcccccccgctcaagggctacggccggggacttttgatatgttcacctcctaacttgtcaaaccgagttacggagtcaaaaattgtgttccgagcatttccctccaCAACTTTTGGatcattcgttgcctgacctaagtagcttattgaatttctttaaaaacttttctgtaaaaggttgacgggtgttgggtgtttatatggtttcggtcgattattatcatttgcattgcccatgatgacttactagaattacgagcacacgagacactaatagtagtttgacaaaccttggttttcaagaggtattttatattgacatttgctgtcacaaatttgctgtcagatttagtcgcaaaccgcacgcaaagtgcacacaaatgtgtcgacaccttgttacggaaaagtgtagacacggcgacgacactttgtttcgaaacaattctagacacattgtgtggactctgttacgacacatctgacatttagttaccactttgtgattctgcgactggaatggttatatgggtagtACGGTACCgtatttcaccctgtatacattatttatttatgaaactTGACTTGATCTCGTATacctaattaaattttaaaattacctctAACGTTTCGAGGACGGTTTTGTCCCCGTAGTCTCGAAACAATATTCATCGTGGTCGAAACGTCGCTTAAGTCCCGTTTGCACAAATAATAATACTGTGTAAAAATCGTAAAGATCTAAATCGGTGTTTCACCCTGTATAGCTGCTATGTCTAAGTACTTCTTTGTTATTGAATTTTACAACATACAGTGTGATTTTATTATGTCTGACCATACTCTGAAGGATTTGAAGCTAAGCCTACTTAAATTAAAGAAAGTTTGGACATTGGCAACTAAATGTGTAGCAACCTAAATAAATTGAAGGATTTGTATTTGGTCACGTactttataaattaattaatttgtgaAAAATGCTGCTCAATATCATAACTATGATAACCTATCGGAATACTCCTATGtcataattacatttaaaaaaaaaaactctatataatttaatttgaatgCATTTAGGCGCAGTTTGGATAGTGCTAAATGAATCTAAGGATAAAGGcaacattatttaaatttaaattacttaaattaaattttaaggttgtctggaagagatcgctttttagcgataagaccgcctgttgtttacctctgcttgtacGAGGGCGGTTTGATAAGTCAGTGACTTTTAGTAAAAAACTATTAACTTTTTCACAAACGAACttttttattctaattttaaCTCTATTTGGTTATTGGCtgttattacttttttttgatattggtaaaataaaaaagaaatggaGTCATACGTCAGATTAGATCGGGAAATTGTtggaaaatcggtggaaaatgGAGAAAAGTGAATTTCGTGTGctaattaaacattattttttacgtGGAAAAAACTAAGATACGTGAGAGAGCCGAGACTGTACGCATTTCATCTGAACGGGTTTTTCATATcttacataatattttaagtatgaaaaagCTTTCCGCAAGATGGGTGCCGCGTTTGCTAACAGCCGACCAAAAACGACATCGCGTAATAACTTCCGAGCAATGCTTAGCCAAATTGAAGCGTAATCCTAATGAATTTTTTCGTCGATTCGTGACGGTGGACGAAACATGGATTTACCATTACCTATACGCCAGAGATGAAAAATCAGTCAAAACAGTGGACTTCTGCTAGCGAACGGGCCCCGAAGAAAGCGAAAACCTAACGGTTTTCGGCAGGTAAGGTAATGGCCACTGTCTTTTGGGACAGCCAAGTTGTTATTTATATCGATTACTTGGAGAAAGGTAAAACAATAACTGGCGTTTATTATGCTGCTTTGTTGGAAAAATTTAACGTAAAAGTTGTGAAAAAACGGCCACATCTGTCAAAGAAGAAAATAAGTACTATTTCATCATGATAATGCCCCTGCACACTCGTCGGCAGTCGCAACAGCTAAATTAGTAGAATTGCGTTATGAAATACTGCCGCACCCACACTATTCTCCAGATTTGGCGCCGTGTTATTTAATTCCCAAATATGAAGAAATGGCTCGGTGGGAAAAGATTTTCATCGAAAGTCATAGCTGAAACTGAAGCATATTTTTCAGGGTTACAAAAACTGGAACTTCGTTGGACGAAATGCATCGAATTGAACGGAGATtgtgtagaaaaaaaaataaaaaaattgtgaaaaagatttttttttactaaagtcTAAAAGTCACTGACTTATCAAACCGCCCtcgtatttctgttttcttttgtattgtcttcttttattgaggtgtgcaatgaatagtattgtattgtattgtattgtatttaggTACACAaacttaaaatacttaaattttGTAATGCAGAGACTAATCACATGCAACTTTATTAAAGATTaagaaataggtacattttaagtcgtatttttaattttgttcctTTCTAAGAAGCACAAATGTTAAAATGTCGgctaaggacaaacgattatcaagggCTTGAAGATCTATCATTTATATTTCAGTtacctatatgtattttagcttactAAAACACATAGTAATTAATAGCCTGCTTATTAACGTAAACTTTTAAAGGTTTGTGTATTTTCAATACATACTCACATCTTTTAAAGTACTAAAATTAGGTACACTCATTCGCAGGTTACAGAATAAAATGAACCTTCATACATTATGATAAAGTTTACTATTGCGTGCTATATAAAATAGTCGTGGCGGTCGAAAGGTTAATCTTCCTTTCCTTAATACAAATATGAGAATATGGAGTACGATGCCTTCACgatctgaaaataatttaataaattaaaaccggtttccgttgccgggcgtcagaccgtcaacaactcctgaggatgcctcgtagagaggcgaaacacgtgtcgaggtttattcttttggtggtggtttgttatatttatttgcgtatttatttttgcggtgggagggtgggaatattaattgcatgtaaaaatacgcaagtaagtataacgggttagcactgattgactagcacgttatcttttcgcggattagcaaagtaatattttggttttaattaaattaaaaccatTTGCGCATGCGTTAGTTTTTGTATAGAAGAGACGTTTTCAAAAGTCGCCCTTTTTTAtaactaggtacagtcagcagcagaagttgctaagcgggcgatgtgttcaaaatgatcttgacgcgactttacgAGTATGTTAAGGAAATAAGAGCGTGACAAGGTAATTTTTAACCTGTcgcgcccgcttagcaacttttgctgctgactgtacctaacaaAGAGGAATTAATTACTTAGATGTACTACAAATTAATAAGCCTTACCGATACATACGATTCATAAGAGACTTCTATGAATCCGAAACTCTTGATGATGACaggtttctaaaaaaaataagtaggtaagtagtacAGTAAACAAATTTAACATGCCAATTGCCAATACAACATTATTTCACTTGCCAATTGGCAATAAAGCATTGGGCTCGAAAATCATTTATTGGTCAAGCAGTGGGTAAATTTCTACAACAAAATTCCTAATCGTATAAAATTTTTTCCATATAATAAACTTAAGAAAACTGTCaaacataataacaataatagaaAATCGTACTATATAGTGTCAGATTATTTGGATGAAAAAGATGCATGGGATAATTGTATTAGTcaagtaataaaatatgtaataaattaccttaaaattaaattatatgtagTTTTAAGGAAAAAATGTGTAATAACTGACGGACATAAAGTGTATCTtgtacacggtgtaacatgaggattaatattatttctgaaactaggcgaatttcaaaaaatttATAGGACATATTTGTGACTAAATAtcatcaggaatacgctgttaaattattcggtttcctcatgttacacctaCATGGCAAATcaaattgaaaataatagtGCCACACTTTTGTCGGTTATGGTCTGTATGGCAGACTGTGGCATTCGAAGTGTTAAACTATGACTAAATGTTACCTGACTTTGGATCATAGCAATCAACATTAGTCGCCGAATTCGGTAAGAAGACATGTTCGTGCAGTTCTGCCATCCTGACAGATAGATGGCCGTCGGTAATTTGCCTGCCTGGAAACGTACAAGTTGACTGCTAAATAAttgagtgttttttttaaatttaacgaaagatatttaaaaaagggggctgctacgtactttattttatatttaagtaccttttgaatacatcaaacttgTTTTATGTAATTATGGTAGTAAATTATACTAAATATGTATAAGAACAGTTTCTGGATATGTCAGTTgtttaagtatcaaaattacTTTGAAATTAGGTcgatttttaaagaaattgtcACTTGTTTTGAAGTAACTGGAGAAAATTGATTTTGTCTAATTGTCATTTACACTACTTCAAAatcataataacaaaaatatagtctacaaaagttcgagtacaggatatgtgtaatacaaatttaccatttttggCAATTAAATGACACAAAAAGACAGAGAACTACTAGAAGCGtttgaaatgtggtgctggcggaGAATGGAAAAGATCAAATGgacagaaataatcacaaatGAAGAAGTGTTAAAAAAGAGTAGGAGAGTAAAGGCAACTGTTGAGGACAATAGAGAGTAGGAGAGGGAAAATGATTGGTCATCTTATACGACATGAcgcttttataaataacataatagaaggaAATATTGCAGGCAAGGGAGGAAGGGGAAGGCCGAGGATAAGCTACATaacacaaataaaagaaaaggtagctgtaatgtcgtataaggaaatcaaggaggcggccctggatagagtcaaatggagagagctacaccgacaagagtctaactcttaaatttACAACAgcaattaaatgataatttaataacAGAAATTCATTTGCAATATGATATAACGGCGACAAACAtcccaataaaaatatttcgttTAAATATAAACTTCATACATGAGGCTAATTGCTCGGAGCAGCTGCAATGCAGAGCCGAACGAAGCCGAGAAAGTCCGAACGCTCTAGTTCCCTACCCCTGCCAAAGAGCCAAGTGGTGCAAATTTAGCGTAGCGTAGTCTGAGTAGGTATACCAATGATCTCAATTTCTAACGTTCTTTGATGACCGATATAGACGCAGACAGACGAGCTTcgaattttgttatttattcgCACTAGCTAACAGGTACTTGACAAGAGCCATGCtcttaaattatgatgatgatgaacaggTACTTAGAGAACCCTAATTTTTCCCATTTTTCTCTATGCTGCTTAGACATGGACACTAAGGGCATCCGAAGCACAGAAGGTGAATGCCCtagagatgtggtgctggagacgaATGCTGGGTATATCATGCACTGAGTTcaggcacagaataactaataggtTCAGGACCAACGCATCAATTCTTGAGGAGCTTGGCATTAAAGACCGGTTGCTTTCTACGGTCACAACTCGGATCCTCAACTTCTTTGGACAAGTGTCTCGGCGAGATGGAACATCCATAGAATGCCTAGTTGTGCAAGGAAGAGTGGGAGATGACAGGGCTAGAGGAAGATCGCCAATGAGATGGACCGACCAAATCAAAACCAgtaacacatacacacacacagccACAGTAAGCGAATACTCACGGAAAGCAGCCCTACGAGAGGAATGGCGACGTGTCGTTAAACAAGCCGATCTAAAGTCTACATAatggccacgaccactctgtcaagagtgtaacgAAAAAGAGGAAGAACAGGTACTTACCTCAACAGTGACGTCTCCTGCGCTCCACATAATGAATCCAGTGTCGATCAGCATGGTCACAGAGGTGGCTAATATAGCCGACACGTGACCCAGAGAGCGATCGGCATCCtgaaacgtttttttttatttcttgttaCGTTTTCGATACAGTCAAGGGTAAAAATGTGGGTGCACTCTTGATACTCAGAAATATGTCCAGTAAGGCCCAAATGACAGCGAATGTGAGTGAAAGGCCTTATTAtttcagcgaattaagaactatggtaGGCAGACGGAcgaaagtgatcctataagggctAAGTTTTTCCTTTCGAGGTAAAGGACCTTAAAAACATGGAAAGCACCAAGAACCAAGATAATGCTAGACGGTAAGTACCTTAAACTGTGACATGAGTTGCACCATTACAAAGATGTTAATAAGGATATGTGCGCTGATCACGTTTCCACAAGTTCTCTGCACTTGTTGCGTgcacctgaaaaaaaaaacaaaagagaaaaccgattttgattaaacaatttgttaaagttttgatgtggttttgatacgacattGACACGATTCGCAGTGTATTTCCCGCGAGTTCTGCGTGAGCAATCGTCAAGGGATCATAACAAGATCAAATTCTCATAAATTATCATTTGCGTTTCTTTTTCGCAATCAGCCcaataatgtaggtaggtacctgtcCGCAGACCTGCCCTTTCGGGAGTCTCTAGAGTAGAGGTAGAAAATGAAAACTTAAACtgacatatacatataaattaactaaagtgagtaaaatgtagGTAACATCTAGCGAAACCAGTGAAAATGATTTTTTGCAGATGGAACAtagcaaaacaaacaaaatttgaTTGTTGGGCATTTTGAAAATGGGGTATTTTGTAGACGGGACGTTTTGCGATGGAGTTATTTAGAAAAGGAACGTTTTACTGAAAGGACAGAGAGATATAGGTATGGTTGATGAATATGGGTTTCGCACATACACTTACCAAATGGTGGTAGCATGCAATCTTATACCAAGCTTAAGAGCTCTCTCATACTTCTCTTCCATCTCACTCTGACTAATCCTCTCTTCAAATACCCCCGCGAGGCTCTTAAAGTACATCTGCAGGTTCATGTACTGATGGCTGAGGGAGATGGTGATAACAAGGACAAGGACATAGGCGGTGGTGACTCTGGCCATCCATAGCCAGCAGAGGACGTAGACGACGACGCGACCGACTCCAGCGAGGGGTGATCGGTCGTCGATATCGGGCCAGGCGGTTATCATTGTGATGAAAGTTTCATCTGTAAAATTTGCAGTTTTTCTGAACAGTGATGAATGATTCTTGGTGTAGGTATTATTTGCTTTATATGTTTCgtctttatttatatgtatttatatgaaTGAATGTAAGTAACACCGCCCACAATCACTCTGCTTAGCTTTAATATTTACTGATAAAGAATGCCTAATGGCCATTCGTATGCTAAACAGATGGacttataaatattattctaaaatatcgttcgagaaatgggctcCAGGTCAGATATTTAATTGGTACTGTCCAGCGTGGAGGTAATGGCGGCCAAATAAAAGCAGGGAATATACTACATTAGGTTTAATGTTAAGCAGAAGGCTGATTGGAAAAAGTGATTTTATATAAATCTAAGTCGGTCCTTATATAGCTACGTACAGCGCCACACTACTGATTAGTTATGAACTATTACATCTACTGACATACCTAAACTAAGTTGTTGAGTAATTATGCTAGTACATAAGAGTTTCGGTAGATGTCACCTTATTTACATATTATGGAACTGTGGTGCTGTCTACTGGTGATTTATGTCTAATATCTAAGAAGTTTGAGAGCCCTAACCTAGATGGCGTaggcaagtaggtattatattggCTAATACCTATTTATCTATTCCCTGTTAAGATAGGTCTTAACAGGTACTATGCCTAATAAAAAAATCCTAAGTACCTATTATACAATATCCGGATATTTCGCATTTGTTCGGAACACACCAAGCTACGGCAGGGGCGTGGCGCCCCGGACCAATAAGTTTTGCctccccagaagtcaaggaaaaAAATTTAAGTAAAGTAACGGGTTTTTTAGGACGTTTACCAAACGTTTCAAGTCAAAAACATTTTGTATAAAGAATAGGTAAACGTCTTTAAAACCCGTAGAAAGGGGGTCGGACTAAAAACCAGTTGCAATGAAGTGTTATGGCGTGGTGGCATATATCTCTGTAACTAGGTATAGaactataatatacctactttaatatcTAGTTTGCAAATAGTTATATATGAAGTATACACCCTTACCTGAAAACAATACCTTAGTTAATCCTTTAATACCGTAAAATAGTATCGAGTTAAAGCCAAGAAACACAAATGTACATGCGTAGATTTTGGTGCGTTTCAGCGTAAGTGTCTCCGTCTCCGGATCATTGAAATCCTTCTTTAAACCAACAGCTAAGGTAAATAGTATCTCTGTCACAGTCTCCTTATCCAGAGAGAGTGTGACATAGTACAGCAAAGTGTGTGAAAGCGTCATCATAAGGCGGTCAGATTTCTGATTCTCCGTCAAATTGTTTTGAGTGAAGAATGACGTCAACTCTCCCACCACAAACAGAACAATCCCTGCGTTTATAACTTTCATAATTCTCTTGTACGCGTTCAGGTATACCTCAGGTAGGTCATTATGATCTACCCAGTAGTTCATGCTGCTGCAAACGAAGATAATTTTGTCCAATTTATGGAAAAATTGTGTGGTTTTATTTTTCCGATATCTCGGGGATTCCATTTTAGCGTTGGGTACGAAGGTAAGTTGTAAAATGAGGGATTTTTTGTTATTAgggttataattataagtacgtAGGCTCGTTTAATTCCGGGGTCGGATTAACAatcttaacacgttcactgccaAGAACCTGCTAAATTTGATGGTACGTAAAATGGTCCAACTTTGCTCCAAATTAAggaaattataaatattgtttttaactattaattattaaatatttagatGAATTGAAGAGTATCTCAtctaacatgttttaaataatattgtttACATATCTGAAGCAATAATGAGGAGCTAAAGATACCCATTGTTTGGGATATCATTGATTCGAGCTATAGTTTACTAGGGGAGCAAAGTTAACCCACTGTGAgccaaattaaataggtaaggtAAAAGGGCTCTTGCGGTTTTCTGTGGGCCCCTGATTCGGCAGGTCAAGGCTCGTGAGAAttcgtatatttttttaaatattacggTGCATGATATTACCTACCTTGAAAGCTTGTGAGTAACttatattagttctttggtAGTTATTTAATGTATAAAATGATAGAGTTTTagttaaaacttattttatatgaCTTTTTTGTGAACCTattatttggctcccatttcgtgcGTGATAAAATTCAGCTCAGCTCCGAAGTTTGTGAACTGGTGTCCCCTGTTTCTGAATAAAGTTTtctagagtaattggtgataatttgttgataataatcttaaatatttaacgggCTCACGAGACGAGTAAGGAAGATCAagtcaaaaataatattaataaaaattaaattgagACGAAGCTGGATCATAGCTTTTATACTCATCAACTTTAATGGTTGGGCAAACCTTACACTGTGACTTTATGAATGGTTTCATTATGAAACGCTTTACTGAATTAAGTACAATGAATCTGAACAATTGCGTCTCGCCGCGGTCAAGGCCACAAAACCATAGGACATAAGTCATTTacgactttttttttgtaagtatataCTCCCTAACCTAATTTTAGCTATTTCGTGAATctatttattgcaattttaaagtATTTCTATGCATCACTCTTTTTTCTTATCTGATAAATTACTaaaggaacccacagaaacacaAAAACAACAGCTGTTTGCGGCTATGGACCTAAAATACTACGGTCATAGTTTCGCTAAAATACaactgtgattccatcatccaccaTGCATCCACCTCCTAGTCTTTACGCGTGGcacacacacattgacagttatctcTATGCCCTCATCCACCAGTTTGCCGTCAGATGGATCGTCAGTGAAGTAAATTTGTccaagaaaaatgaaaaatatgccggcatgcgtagttaaatcctgcaagaattgtaccgatcgaaagaaaaaaGTGACGAAATAACTTTTCATAggtaattttatcaattatcacggtAATACTTAGTACGTAAAACCACCACATTTCACTGTTTACAAAGGCGGattttatatgatttttttgtGAACCTattatttggctcccatttcgtgcGTGATAAAATTCAGCTCAGCTCCGAAGTTTGTGAACTGGTGTCCCCTGTTTCTGAATAAAGTTTtctagagtaattggtgataatttgttgataataatcttaaatatttaacgggCTCACGAGACGAGTAAGGAAGATCAagtcaaaaataatattaat
Protein-coding sequences here:
- the LOC134792038 gene encoding uncharacterized protein LOC134792038; its protein translation is MESPRYRKNKTTQFFHKLDKIIFVCSSMNYWVDHNDLPEVYLNAYKRIMKVINAGIVLFVVGELTSFFTQNNLTENQKSDRLMMTLSHTLLYYVTLSLDKETVTEILFTLAVGLKKDFNDPETETLTLKRTKIYACTFVFLGFNSILFYGIKGLTKVLFSDETFITMITAWPDIDDRSPLAGVGRVVVYVLCWLWMARVTTAYVLVLVITISLSHQYMNLQMYFKSLAGVFEERISQSEMEEKYERALKLGIRLHATTIWCTQQVQRTCGNVISAHILINIFVMVQLMSQFKDADRSLGHVSAILATSVTMLIDTGFIMWSAGDVTVEAGKLPTAIYLSGWQNCTNMSSYRIRRLMLIAMIQSQKPVIIKSFGFIEVSYESYVSIVKASYSIFSYLY